One window of the Rosa rugosa chromosome 3, drRosRugo1.1, whole genome shotgun sequence genome contains the following:
- the LOC133736068 gene encoding LOW QUALITY PROTEIN: ABC transporter B family member 13-like (The sequence of the model RefSeq protein was modified relative to this genomic sequence to represent the inferred CDS: inserted 1 base in 1 codon; substituted 2 bases at 2 genomic stop codons) — protein MSSLSEKCEAAYAEAGKVAEEVISXIRTVYSFVGEDKAIETYSQSLNKALKLGEKGGLAKGLGVGLTYGLLFCAWALLLWYAGILVRHHDTNGGKAFTTIINVIVSGFALGQATPNLAAISKGRAAAANIMKMIESDSNSSKVSDKGVVLPKVSRQIVFSDVCFAYPSRPSMVFENLSFLISAGKTFAVVGPSGSGKSTIISMVQRFYNPSSGKILLDGHDVSTLQLRWLREQMGLVSQEPALFATSIADNILLGKEDTNMDEIIEAAKAANAHSFIQGLPDGYNTQAGEGGTQLSGGQKQRIAIARAVLRNPKILLLDEATSALDAESEQIVQQALDKIMSHRATIIVAHRLSTIRDVDTIIVLKNGQVVQSGSHSELVCKKGEYASLVSLQVLEHDKRSSSLSQSVSATNASFRESNDRNQQVVKSITTREQEPSDQKLSKRSSSPSSSIWELVKLNAQEWPYAILGSVGAILAGMEAPLFALGITHILAAFYAPNGSEIKHEVNKVILMFVVLAGITVPMYLLQHYFYTLMGERLTSRVRLLMFSAILSNDVGWFDLNENNTGSLTSILVTNATLVRSALADRLSTIVQNVSLAVTAFVIAFTLSWRIAAVVVATLPPLIGASIVEQLLLKGFGGDYNSAYAKATSLAREAIANIRTVAAFGAEDRISLQFASELNQPNKKAVLXGHISGFCYGLSQFFAFCSYALGLWYASVLIKHKNSNFGDIMKSFMVLIVTAMCIAETLALAPNIVKGSQALGLIFSILNRETAIHSNDPTSNVVADIRGDIEFRNVRFWYPARSDITIFDNLNLKVSAGKSLAVVGPSGSGKSTLIALVMRFYDPILGAVMIDGHDIKGLNLKSLRKKIGLVQQEPALFSTTVYDNIKYGNEEASEVEVMRAAEAANAHEFISRMPEGFKTQVGEKGXQLSGGQKQRVAIARAILKDPSILLLDEATSALDTEAEKLVQEALDKLMEGRTILVAHRLSTIRDANNFALLQNGRVVEMGSHEQLIGTPGSLYKQLVGLQQEE, from the exons ATGTCAAGCTTATCAGAAAAATGTGAGGCTGCTTATGCTGAAGCTGGAAAAGTTGCTGAAGAG GTGATTTCATAGATTCGTACTGTGTACTCATTTGTGGGAGAGGACAAAGCAATTGAAACATACTCTCAGTCACTTAACAAGGCACTCAAACTTGGTGAGAAAGGTGGGCTTGCTAAGGGACTAGGTGTAGGCCTTACATATGGATTGTTGTTTTGTGCTTGGGCATTGCTTCTCTGGTATGCCGGCATACTTGTAAGACATCATGACACAAATGGAGGCAAAGCATTTACAACAATCATCAATGTCATCGTCAGTGGATT TGCTCTTGGCCAAGCTACCCCAAACCTGGCTGCCATTTCTAAAGGCCGAGCTGCTGCTGCGAATATcatgaagatgattgaatcaGATTCTAACTCCTCTAAAGTATCAGACAAAGGAGTAGTGTTGCCAAAAGTATCAAGGCAGATTGTGTTTTCTGATGTTTGTTTTGCCTATCCATCACGACCCAGCATGGTGTTCGAAAACCTGAGCTTTTTGATTAGTGCTGGCAAGACTTTTGCAGTTGTCGGTCCCAGTGGTTCAGGAAAGAGCACAATTATATCCATGGTTCAACGGTTCTACAACCCCTCTTCag GTAAAATACTGTTGGATGGACATGATGTTTCCACTCTCCAATTGAGATGGTTGCGAGAACAGATGGGATTGGTAAGTCAAGAACCAGCATTGTTTGCTACTAGTATAGCTGACAACATCCTGTTGGGTAAAGAAGACACCAACATGGATGAGATCATAGAAGCTGCTAAAGCTGCCAATGCACATTCTTTTATTCAAGGTTTACCTGATGGCTACAACACTCAGGCTGGAGAGGGAGGAACTCAGCTTTCTGGAGGGCAGAAACAGAGAATAGCAATTGCGAGAGCAGTTCTGAGAAACCCAAAAATATTACTCTTGGATGAGGCCACTAGTGCTCTTGATGCAGAATCAGAACAAATTGTTCAGCAAGCACTGGATAAAATCATGTCACATAGAGCTACAATCATTGTTGCTCACAGGCTTTCCACTATCCGCGATGTGGATACAATTATTGTGCTGAAAAATGGTCAGGTTGTTCAGAGTGGCAGCCACTCAGAACTGGTGTGTAAGAAAGGTGAGTATGCTAGTCTGGTGAGCTTGCAGGTATTGGAACATGACAAACGTTCTAGCTCACTATCTCAGTCTGTAAGTGCAACAAATGCAAGCTTTCGAGAAAGCAATGATAGAAATCAGCAGGTTGTTAAGTCAATTACAACAAGAGAGCAGGAGCCAAGTGATCAAAAGCTGTCCAAAAGAAGTTCTTCTCCTAGTTCATCAATATGGGAATTAGTAAAACTAAATGCACAGGAGTGGCCTTACGCGATACTCGGGTCAGTTGGTGCAATTCTGGCAGGAATGGAAGCTCCTCTCTTTGCCCTTGGAATAACTCACATCCTGGCTGCATTTTATGCTCCAAATGGTTCCGAAATCAAACATGAGGTTAACAAGGTAATTCTCATGTTTGTTGTACTAGCAGGTATTACTGTTCCAATGTATCTGTTGCAACACTACTTCTACACATTGATGGGGGAGCGGCTCACAAGTCGTGTGCGCCTATTAATGTTCTCAG CTATCCTTTCAAACGATGTTGGGTGGTTTGATTTGAATGAGAATAACACTGGTTCACTGACATCAATCCTAGTTACCAATGCAACATTAGTCCGAAGCGCTCTAGCTGACCGCCTATCAACAATTGTGCAGAATGTATCACTCGCAGTAACTGCATTTGTTATTGCCTTCACATTAAGTTGGCGTATCGCAGCTGTTGTGGTTGCTACCCTCCCCCCACTTATTGGAGCTTCCATTGTTGAG CAATTGCTTCTTAAGGGATTTGGTGGAGACTACAACAGTGCTTATGCTAAAGCAACTTCCCTAGCTCGTGAAGCAATTGCCAACATACGCACTGTTGCTGCATTTGGGGCTGAGGATCGGATATCACTTCAGTTTGCTTCAGAGCTAAACCAGCCAAATAAGAAAGCAGTTCTTTGAGGTCACATTTCCGGTTTTTGCTATGGCCTATCACAGTTCTTTGCCTTCTGTTCCTATGCACTCGGCCTTTGGTATGCATCCGTTCTAATCAAGCACAAAAACTCTAATTTTGGAGACATCATGAAGTCCTTTATGGTGTTAATTGTCACTGCAATGTGCATAGCAGAAACTCTTGCTCTTGCTCCAAACATTGTAAAGGGGTCACAAGCACTTGGATTGATTTTTAGTATACTCAACAGAGAAACAGCCATACATTCTAATGATCCCACATCAAATGTGGTTGCTGATATCAGAGGAGACATAGAATTCAGAAATGTGCGGTTTTGGTACCCTGCACGGTCTGATATCACCATTTTCGACAACTTGAATTTGAAGGTGTCAGCAGGGAAGAGTCTTGCAGTTGTCGGTCCAAGTGGTTCAGGGAAGAGTACTCTGATTGCACTAGTAATGAGATTTTATGACCCTATTTTAGGAGCAGTTATGATTGATGGACATGATATCAAAGGCTTAAACTTGAAATCTTTGAGGAAGAAAATAGGACTAGTCCAGCAAGAGCCAGCATTGTTCTCAACAACAGTTTATGACAACATCAAATATGGGAATGAGGAAGCATCCGAAGTTGAGGTAATGAGGGCAGCAGAAGCAGCAAATGCCCATGAATTCATAAGCAGAATGCCTGAAGGGTTCAAAACTCAAGTTGGAGAGAAAG TGCAGTTATCTGGTGGGCAGAAACAGCGGGTGGCTATTGCTAGAGCTATACTGAAAGACCCATCGATACTTCTTTTAGATGAAGCAACAAGTGCGTTGGACACAGAGGCCGAGAAGCTGGTTCAGGAGGCTCTAGATAAGCTAATGGAAGGCCGAACAATTTTGGTAGCACACAGGTTGTCAACTATACGTGATGCAAACAATTTTGCCCTGCTACAAAATGGTAGGGTGGTGGAAATGGGTAGCCATGAGCAGCTGATTGGAACCCCCGGAAGTCTGTATAAACAATTAGTTGGTCTACAGCAAGAGGAGTGA
- the LOC133736069 gene encoding rac-like GTP-binding protein 5 codes for MSASRFIKCVTVGDGAVGKTCMLISYTSNTFPTDYVPTVFDNFSANVVVDGSTVNLALWDTAGQEDYNRLRPLSYRGADVFILAFSLISKASYENVAKKWIPELRHYAPGVPIILAGTKLDLRDDEQFFMDHAGAVPISSAQGEEMKKLIGAPSYIECSSKTQQNVKAVFDAAIKVVLQPPKQKKKKRRVHKACSIL; via the exons atgagcgcCTCCAGGTTCATAAAGTGCGTGACGGTCGGCGACGGCGCCGTCGGAAAAACCTGTATGCTGATTTCCTACACCAGCAACACCTTCCCTACG GACTATGTGCCCACTGTGTTCGACAATTTCAGCGCTAATGTTGTGGTGGATGGAAGCACAGTCAACCTTGCACTGTGGGACACTGCAG GGCAGGAGGATTACAATAGATTACGACCCCTGAGCTATCGAGGTGCCGATGTGTTCATACTTGCTTTCTCTCTGATTAGCAAAGCCAGCTATGAAAATGTAGCGAAAAAG TGGATTCCTGAGCTGCGGCATTATGCACCTGGTGTTCCAATTATCCTTGCTGGAACAAAGCTCG ATCTTCGTGATGATGAACAATTCTTTATGGACCATGCTGGTGCTGTTCCCATCTCCAGTGCTCAG GGAGAGGAAATGAAGAAACTGATTGGAGCTCCTTCATATATTGAATGTAGCTCAAAAACACAGCAG AATGTGAAGGCTGTTTTTGACGCAGCCATTAAGGTGGTGCTCCAGCCaccaaagcaaaagaagaaaaagagaagggtACATAAGGCTTGCTCCATATTGTGA
- the LOC133737937 gene encoding uncharacterized protein LOC133737937 produces MRTDKSRRSKRWKTACQQQATEASNSFCGNDEQNSAVILNRDVSVNAEDHEYHQVTSRRSKRLKTVSQQQTAEMSNSFCANDEQNTASSTEGEYSHSIGQAFYQRIRQGFATEYEDSGDNIYKCSYCDAYFWFEEAVKQSSTNAEIIYTNCCQKGQVKLPKFRPTPNFLKTLLDDRLFKENIRVYNSMFCFTSMGAAIDHKINTGYGPYIFKISGQVHHLIGSMLPSDGESPKYAQLYVYDTKNEISNRINAIDPTHVNQNIKSDIVEGLIKMFDEINELTNEYRIMRDKCENSSLPSFNMSILNCESIDGKHYEKPTSEEIGGLIVGDIGQYNSNKDIIIESNNGCLQRVSKIHPKYMSLQYPILFPYGEDGYKLDLRMERIGPNHEQKREKMSMRSYVAYQIQDRNYESNTLLQGGRLFQQYLVDSYATVEESCLDWIRMNQKNLRSEIYKDLSTAASAGINKGNNLGQKIILPSSHTGSPRYMINNYQDAMAICRQYGNPDLFITFTCNVKWIEISRYFEKNTKCKAEHRPDIISRIFRIKLQNMITYIKSGQPFGQVEADVCTIEFQKRGLPHAHMLFWLKKEYKCYTAADIDSIISAELPDKNINPELFEIVSQFMIHGPCGQINSKSPCMRDGKCSKFFPKSYNANTIFEANSPPIYRRRDDYTKFVIKNGIHIGNNFVVPYNSHLSLKYNAHINVESCSQSMLIKYLFKPSKVTRITLGKYV; encoded by the exons ATGAGAACTGACAAGTCAAGGAGATCAAAGAGGTGGAAAACAG CATGTCAACAGCAAGCTACTGAAGCATCAAATAGTTTCTGTGGAAATGACGAACAGAATTCTGCTGTAATTCTGAATAGGGATGTATCAGTTAATGCAGAGG atcATGAATATCATCAGGTTACATCAAGGAGGTCAAAGAGGTTAAAGACTG TGTCTCAACAACAAACTGCTGAAATGTCAAATAGTTTTTGTGCAAATGATGAACAAAATACTGCTTCAAGTACAGAAG GTGAGTATTCACATTCAATTGGTCAAGCATTCTATCAGAGAATCAGACAAG GATTCGCTACGGAGTATGAAGATTCTGGAGacaatatttataaatgttctTATTGCGATGCATATTTCTGGTTTGAAGAAGCTGTAAAACAATCATCTACAAATGCAGAAATTATATATACAAATTGTTGTCAAAAAGGACAAGTCAAGCTTCCAAAGTTCAGACCAACTCCCAATTTTCTTAAAACATTATTAGATGACAGACTTTTTAAAGAAAATATTAGAGTTTATAACTCAATGTTTTGTTTTACATCAATGGGAGCAGCAATTGATCATAAAATAAATACTGGATATGGTCCTTATATATTTAAAATTAGTGGTCAAGTACATCATTTAATAGGTTCCATGTTACCTTCTGATGGTGAATCTCCTAAATATGCTCAGTTATATGTATATGATACAAAAAATGAAATTTCAAATCGTATTAATGCTATTGATCCTACTCATGttaatcaaaatatcaaatcaGATATCGTTGAGGGACTTATTAAAATGTTTGATGAAATCAATGAATTAACAAATGAATATCGCATAATGAGAGATAAATGTGAAAATTCTTCATTACCTTCATTTAATATGAGTATACTTAATTGCGAATCTATTGATGGTAAACACTATGAAAAACCAACAAGCGAAGAAATTGGTGGTTTAATTGTTGGTGACATTGGACAATATAATTCGAATAAAGACATAATTATCGAATCAAATAATGGATGCTTACAGCGAGTTTCTAAAATACATCCAAAATATATGTCATTACAGTATCCAATTCTTTTTCCATATGGTGAAGATGGATATAAACTAGATTTACGAATGGAACGAATCGGACCAAATCATgaacaaaaaagagaaaaaatgtcAATGCGAAGTTATGTTGCATATCAAATTCAAGATAGAAATTATGAATCAAATACTTTATTACAAGGTGGACGATTGTTTCAACAATATTTAGTTGATTCTTATGCAACAGTTGAAGAAAGTTGTTTAGATTGGATTAGAATGAATCAGAAAAATCTTAGAAGTGAAATTTATAAAGATCTTTCTACTGCAGCTTCAGCTGGAATTAATAAAGGTAATAACTTAGGAcaaaaaatcattttaccaaGCTCTCATACTGGAAGTCCTAGATATATGATTAATAATTACCAAGATGCTATGGCAATTTGTAGACAATATGGTAATCCTGATTTGTTTATAACTTTTACTTGCAATGTTAAGTGGATAGAAATATCAAgatattttgaaaaaaataCTAAATGTAAAGCCGAACATAGACCTGATATTATTTCTAGAATTTTTAgaataaaattacaaaatatgaTTACTTATATCAAATCTGGACAACCTTTTGGACAAGTTGAAGCAGATGTTTGTACAATAGAATTTCAAAAAAGAGGGCTTCCTCATGCTCATATGTTATTTTGGTTGAAAAAAGAATATAAATGTTATACAGCAGCTGATATAGATTCTATTATTTCAGCTGAATTACCAGACAAAAATATTAATCCAGAACTTTTTGAaattgttagtcaatttatgattCATGGACCTTGCGgacaaataaattcaaaatctcCTTGCATGCGAGATGGAAAATGTTCTAAATTCTTTCCTAAATCATATAATGCAAATACTATATTTGAGGCAAATTCACCTCCAATTTATAGACGTCGTGATGATTATACGAAATTTGTGATAAAAAATGGTATTCATATTGGCAATAATTTTGTTGTACCTTACAATTCACATTTATCATTAAAATATAACGCTCATATTAATGTTGAGTCATGTTCTCAatctatgttaattaaatatctATTTAA ACCCTCTAAAGTTACTAGAATCACATTGGGTAAATATGTGTGA
- the LOC133738045 gene encoding vacuolar protein sorting-associated protein 35B isoform X1 gives MLLDGIEDEDKWLAEGIAGIQHHAFYMHRALDANNLRDALKYSAQMLSELRTSRLSPHKYYELYMRAFDELRKLEMFFKDESRHGVSIIDLYELVQHAGNILPRLYLLCTVGSVYIKSKEAPAKDVLKDLVEMCRAVQHPIRGLFLRSYLSQVSRDKLPDLGSEYEGGSDTVTDAVDFVLQNFTEMNKLWVRMQYQGPGRAREKHEKERSELRDLVGKNLHVLSQIEGVELQMYKDTVLPRVLEQVINCKDELAQYYLMDCLIQVFPDEYHLQTLETLLGACPQLQPTVDIKTVLSQLMDRLSNYAASSTDVLPEFLQVEAFAKLSSAIGRVIEAQVDMPIVGAISLYVSLLTFTLRVHPDRLDYVDQVLGACVRKLPGNTKVEDKRAIKQVVALLSAPLEKYNDIVTALTLSNYPRVMDHLDNGTNKVMAMVIIQSIMKNDSCISTADKVEVLFELIKGLIKDLDGTSDDELDEEDFHDEQNSVARLIHMLYNDDPEEMLKIICTVKKHIMNGGPKRLPFTVPPLVFSALGLVRRLQGQDGEVVGEDMPATPKTVFQFLNQTVDALSSIPSPELALRLYLHCAEAANDCDLEPVAYEFFTQAFVLYEEEIADSKAQVTAIHLIIGALQRMNVFGTENRDTLTHKATGYSAKLLKKPDQCRAVYACSHLFWVDDQDGVKDGERVLLCLKRALRIANAAQQMASVTRGSSGPVTLFVEILNKYLYFFEKGNPQITSAAIQGLVELITTELQSDSCNVKPASDAFFASTLRYIQFQKQKGGAMGEKYASIKV, from the exons atgctACTGGACGGAATCGAAGACGAGGACAAATGGCTCGCAGAAGGCATCGCCGGCATTCAACACCACGCCTTCTACATGCATCGAGCTCTG GACGCGAACAATCTCAGAGACGCTCTCAAATACTCGGCTCAGATGCTCTCCGAGCTCCGAACCTCGAGGCTCTCGCCTCACAAATACTACGAACTCT ATATGCGAGCGTTCGATGAGTTGAGGAAGCTGGAGATGTTCTTCAAGGACGAGAGCAGGCATGGCGTTTCGATCATTGATCTCTACGAGCTTGTTCAGCACGCTGGCAACATTCTACCGAGATT GTATCTCCTATGTACGGTAGGATCTGTGTACATTAAATCGAAGGAAGCACCTGCCAAAGACGTGCTTAAAGACCTTGTGGAAATGTGTCGTGCTGTTCAACATCCGATTCGGGGGCTCTTTCTAAGGAGTTACCTTTCTCAAGTCAGTAGAGATAAGTTACCTGATCTCGGTTCCGAGTATGAAGG AGGTTCTGACACTGTTACGGATGCCGTAGATTTTGTGCTACAGAATTTTACAGAGATGAATAAGCTTTGGGTTCGAATGCAGTATCAG GGACCTGGTCGGGCGAGAGAGAAGCATGAAAAGGAAAGAAGCGAACTTCGTGATCTA GTAGGGAAAAATCTCCATGTTCTCAGTCAGATAGAGGGTGTGGAACTCCAAATGTACAAAGACACTGTTCTTCCCAGAGTATTAGAGCAG GTTATCAACTGTAAAGATGAGCTGGCCCAGTATTATTTGATGGATTGCCTGATCCAGGTCTTTCCGGATGAGTACCACTTGCAGACACTGGAGACATTATTGGGTGCTTGCCCCCAGCTTCAG CCAACAGTGGATATCAAGACAGTGCTATCTCAATTAATGGACAGGTTATCAAATTATGCTGCTTCAAGTACAGAT GTATTACCCGAATTTCTTCAAGTCGAAGCTTTCGCTAAATTAAGTAGTGCTATTGGGAGG GTGATAGAAGCACAAGTTGACATGCCTATTGTTGGAGCCATATCTTTGTACGTCTCTCTTCTTACATTCACACTCCGTGTTCATCCTGATCGTCTAGATTATGTGGATCAAGTACTG GGAGCATGTGTTAGGAAGCTACCGGGAAACACTAAGGTTGAAGACAAGAGAGCCATAAAGCAGGTTGTCGCACTATTAAGTGCTCCTTTGGAAAAGTACAATGACATTGTCACAGCCCTCACACTTTCTAATTATCCTCGAGTTATGGATCACCTTGATAATGGAACAAATAAAGTCATGGCAATGGTTATCATTCAAAGCATTATGAAAAACGACTCTTGTATCTCCACTGCTGATAAG GTGGAGGTATTGTTTGAATTAATCAAAGGGCTGATCAAGGATTTGGATGGTACTTCTGATGATGAG CTTGACGAGGAGGATTTTCATGATGAGCAAAATTCTGTTGCTCGCCTTATACACATGCTTTATAATGATGATCCAGAAGAAATGTTAAAG ATCATATGTACGGTAAAGAAGCACATAATGAATGGAGGGCCAAAGCGCTTACCTTTTACTGTTCCTCCTCTTGTATTTTCTGCACTTGGG TTGGTTAGGCGACTGCAAGGTCAGGATGGAGAGGTAGTTGGAGAAGATATGCCTGCCACACCGAAGACAGTTTTTCAGTTTCTAAATCAG ACTGTAGACGCTCTTTCCTCTATTCCGTCTCCTGAACTGGCATTAAGGCTGTACTTACATTGTGCTGAG GCTGCCAACGACTGTGATCTTGAACCTGTTGCTTATGAATTCTTCACTCAGGCATTTGTACTATATGAAGAAGAAATCGCG GATTCCAAAGCTCAAGTGACTGCAATACATCTCATTATTGGGGCTCTTCAGAGGATGAATGTGTTTGGCACTGAAAATAGGGATACTTTAACACACAAGGCCACAGGG TATTCTGCAAAGCTTTTGAAGAAACCTGACCAGTGCAGAGCAGTGTATGCATGTTCACACCTGTTTTGGGTTGATGATCAGGATGGTGTTAAAGATGGAGAAAG GGTCTTGCTTTGTTTAAAGCGTGCCTTGAGAATTGCAAATGCTGCTCAACAAATGGCCAGTGTAACTCGGGGTAGCAGTGGGCCAGTGACACTCTTTGTTGAAATACTAAACAA GTACCTCTACTTTTTTGAGAAAGGAAACCCCCAGATTACCAGTGCTGCAATTCAGGGATTGGTGGAGTTAATTACAACCGAGTTGCAAAGTGACTCTTGTAATGTGAAACCAGCCTCTGATGCATTTTTTGCCAGCACATTGCGGTACATACAGTTCCAGAAACAGAAAGGTGGGGCAATGGGTGAAAAATATGCATCTATCAAGGTGTGA
- the LOC133738045 gene encoding vacuolar protein sorting-associated protein 35B isoform X2, translating to MCRAVQHPIRGLFLRSYLSQVSRDKLPDLGSEYEGGSDTVTDAVDFVLQNFTEMNKLWVRMQYQGPGRAREKHEKERSELRDLVGKNLHVLSQIEGVELQMYKDTVLPRVLEQVINCKDELAQYYLMDCLIQVFPDEYHLQTLETLLGACPQLQPTVDIKTVLSQLMDRLSNYAASSTDVLPEFLQVEAFAKLSSAIGRVIEAQVDMPIVGAISLYVSLLTFTLRVHPDRLDYVDQVLGACVRKLPGNTKVEDKRAIKQVVALLSAPLEKYNDIVTALTLSNYPRVMDHLDNGTNKVMAMVIIQSIMKNDSCISTADKVEVLFELIKGLIKDLDGTSDDELDEEDFHDEQNSVARLIHMLYNDDPEEMLKIICTVKKHIMNGGPKRLPFTVPPLVFSALGLVRRLQGQDGEVVGEDMPATPKTVFQFLNQTVDALSSIPSPELALRLYLHCAEAANDCDLEPVAYEFFTQAFVLYEEEIADSKAQVTAIHLIIGALQRMNVFGTENRDTLTHKATGYSAKLLKKPDQCRAVYACSHLFWVDDQDGVKDGERVLLCLKRALRIANAAQQMASVTRGSSGPVTLFVEILNKYLYFFEKGNPQITSAAIQGLVELITTELQSDSCNVKPASDAFFASTLRYIQFQKQKGGAMGEKYASIKV from the exons ATGTGTCGTGCTGTTCAACATCCGATTCGGGGGCTCTTTCTAAGGAGTTACCTTTCTCAAGTCAGTAGAGATAAGTTACCTGATCTCGGTTCCGAGTATGAAGG AGGTTCTGACACTGTTACGGATGCCGTAGATTTTGTGCTACAGAATTTTACAGAGATGAATAAGCTTTGGGTTCGAATGCAGTATCAG GGACCTGGTCGGGCGAGAGAGAAGCATGAAAAGGAAAGAAGCGAACTTCGTGATCTA GTAGGGAAAAATCTCCATGTTCTCAGTCAGATAGAGGGTGTGGAACTCCAAATGTACAAAGACACTGTTCTTCCCAGAGTATTAGAGCAG GTTATCAACTGTAAAGATGAGCTGGCCCAGTATTATTTGATGGATTGCCTGATCCAGGTCTTTCCGGATGAGTACCACTTGCAGACACTGGAGACATTATTGGGTGCTTGCCCCCAGCTTCAG CCAACAGTGGATATCAAGACAGTGCTATCTCAATTAATGGACAGGTTATCAAATTATGCTGCTTCAAGTACAGAT GTATTACCCGAATTTCTTCAAGTCGAAGCTTTCGCTAAATTAAGTAGTGCTATTGGGAGG GTGATAGAAGCACAAGTTGACATGCCTATTGTTGGAGCCATATCTTTGTACGTCTCTCTTCTTACATTCACACTCCGTGTTCATCCTGATCGTCTAGATTATGTGGATCAAGTACTG GGAGCATGTGTTAGGAAGCTACCGGGAAACACTAAGGTTGAAGACAAGAGAGCCATAAAGCAGGTTGTCGCACTATTAAGTGCTCCTTTGGAAAAGTACAATGACATTGTCACAGCCCTCACACTTTCTAATTATCCTCGAGTTATGGATCACCTTGATAATGGAACAAATAAAGTCATGGCAATGGTTATCATTCAAAGCATTATGAAAAACGACTCTTGTATCTCCACTGCTGATAAG GTGGAGGTATTGTTTGAATTAATCAAAGGGCTGATCAAGGATTTGGATGGTACTTCTGATGATGAG CTTGACGAGGAGGATTTTCATGATGAGCAAAATTCTGTTGCTCGCCTTATACACATGCTTTATAATGATGATCCAGAAGAAATGTTAAAG ATCATATGTACGGTAAAGAAGCACATAATGAATGGAGGGCCAAAGCGCTTACCTTTTACTGTTCCTCCTCTTGTATTTTCTGCACTTGGG TTGGTTAGGCGACTGCAAGGTCAGGATGGAGAGGTAGTTGGAGAAGATATGCCTGCCACACCGAAGACAGTTTTTCAGTTTCTAAATCAG ACTGTAGACGCTCTTTCCTCTATTCCGTCTCCTGAACTGGCATTAAGGCTGTACTTACATTGTGCTGAG GCTGCCAACGACTGTGATCTTGAACCTGTTGCTTATGAATTCTTCACTCAGGCATTTGTACTATATGAAGAAGAAATCGCG GATTCCAAAGCTCAAGTGACTGCAATACATCTCATTATTGGGGCTCTTCAGAGGATGAATGTGTTTGGCACTGAAAATAGGGATACTTTAACACACAAGGCCACAGGG TATTCTGCAAAGCTTTTGAAGAAACCTGACCAGTGCAGAGCAGTGTATGCATGTTCACACCTGTTTTGGGTTGATGATCAGGATGGTGTTAAAGATGGAGAAAG GGTCTTGCTTTGTTTAAAGCGTGCCTTGAGAATTGCAAATGCTGCTCAACAAATGGCCAGTGTAACTCGGGGTAGCAGTGGGCCAGTGACACTCTTTGTTGAAATACTAAACAA GTACCTCTACTTTTTTGAGAAAGGAAACCCCCAGATTACCAGTGCTGCAATTCAGGGATTGGTGGAGTTAATTACAACCGAGTTGCAAAGTGACTCTTGTAATGTGAAACCAGCCTCTGATGCATTTTTTGCCAGCACATTGCGGTACATACAGTTCCAGAAACAGAAAGGTGGGGCAATGGGTGAAAAATATGCATCTATCAAGGTGTGA